The following are encoded in a window of Sminthopsis crassicaudata isolate SCR6 chromosome 3, ASM4859323v1, whole genome shotgun sequence genomic DNA:
- the APOD gene encoding apolipoprotein D, giving the protein MVTLLLLSVLVGLSSMADGQGVHLGWCPEPPVQENFDTQKYLGRWYEIEKIPVSFEKGSCIQANYSLKENGKIKVLNQEIRPDGSVNQVEGEAAPTNLTEPAKLGVKFFWLMPTSPYWVLTTDYENYALVYSCTTFIWLFHVDYAWILARRPYLSPAMVSQLKGILTANGIDIEKMVPTDQMNCPEFL; this is encoded by the exons ATGGTGACCCTGCTGCTGCTCTCTGTCCTGGTGGGCCTCTCCAGCATGGCTGATGGCCAGGGCGTGCACCTGGGCTGGTGTCCTGAGCCTCCTGTCCAGGAGAACTTTGACACCCAGAAG TATCTCGGGAGATGGTATGAGATTGAGAAGATCCCTGTGAGTTTTGAGAAGGGAAGCTGTATCCAGGCCAATTATTCCttgaaagaaaatgggaagatcAAAGTGCTCAACCAGGAGATTCG ACCCGACGGCAGTGTGAACCAAGTGGAGGGGGAGGCCGCCCCCACTAACCTCACAGAGCCCGCCAAACTGGGAGTCAAGTTCTTCTGGT TGATGCCCACTTCTCCCTATTGGGTCCTGACCACGGATTATGAGAACTATGCCCTCGTGTACTCCTGTACCACTTTCATCTGGCTCTTCCACGTGGACTACGCCTGGATCCTGGCCAGACGCCCGTACCTCTCGCCCGCCATGGTGAGCCAGCTGAAGGGCATCCTCACTGCCAACGGCATCGACATTGAGAAGATGGTGCCCACTGATCAGATGAACTGCCCCGAGTTCCTCTAG
- the PPP1R2 gene encoding protein phosphatase inhibitor 2, whose product MAASAASHRPIKGILKNKGVTDRSSGLPPPTAGSSGTLRPGSKAVEEDFGKKSQKWDEMNILATYHPADKDYGLMKIDEPSTPYHSMIGENDDDVLSDSETNETLSPEVLARKLSAAEGTEPKFLVRDDESSEEEDDLTPEEQEKKRQFEMKRKLHYNEGLNIKLARQLISKELRGDKEDEDDDDDDEEMKPGRSSERQSQSDVP is encoded by the exons ATGGCGGCCTCTGCAGCCTCCCACCGGCCCATTAAGGGGATCCTGAAGAACAAGGGCGTCACCGACCGCTCCTCCGGCCTGCCTCCACCCACCGCCGGCTCCTCCGGGACGCTCAGGCCCGGCTCCAAGGCCGTCGAGGAAGACTTCGG caAAAAATCCCAGAAGTGGGATGAAATGAATATCCTAGCAACCTATCACCCTGCAGACAAAGACTATGGTTTAATGAAAATAGATGAACCCAGCACTCCCTAccacag TATGATTGGCGAGAACGATGACGACGTCCTGAGTGACTCAGAAACGAACGAAACCCTGTCCCCAGAAGTCCTAGCCCGGAA GTTGTCGGCTGCAGAAGGCACTGAACCAAAGTTTCTCGTTCGGGATGACGAGAGTAGTGAGGAGGAAGATGACCTGACACCTGAAGAGCAAG AGAAAAAGCGTCAGTTTGAAATGAAGAGAAAGCTTCACTACAACGAAGGCCTCAACATCAAGCTGGCCCGGCAGCTCATTTCCAAAGAACTTCGGGGGGACAAGGAAGATGAGGacgatgatgatgacgatgaggAAATGA AACCAGGGAGGAGCAGCGAGCGCCAAAGCCAGTCCGATGTTCCCTAG